The genomic stretch TCGGGCAATACCTCGGCGAAGACGGTGTCGATGTTGAGTTCCTTCGCGACCGCGTTTGCGACCGCCGTGGAATCACCCGTCAGCAGGACAACCTCCAGTCCTTCGTCGTGCAGCCGCTTGACCGCGTCGAACGATTCGGGACGGATGGCATCCGCGATCGCAAATACGGCGAGCACCCGGTCGCCTTCCACCAGGTAGGTTGCAGATTGACCATCGGCTGCCGCTGATTCGGCAGCCCGCCCAAGCGTCTCCGGCGGTTCGACCGCGAGCATTCTCAACAGACCCGGCCCGCCAACGTGAAGCGAGCGCTCCTCGACGACTGCGCGCACGCCGCGTCCCGGCATGGACTCGAAGTCCTGCGACATCGGAACGTCGATGCCATGTTCCTTGGCGCTGGTCATCAGCGCCTGCGCGATCGGATGTTCAGCGTCGCGCTGGACCGACGCGGCCACGCGAAGCACCTCGTCGTCGGTGAGTCCATCGGCGGCAGTGGTCTTTACGACGCGGTGCGAACCGAGCGTGAGCGTGCCTGTCTTGTCGAACACGACCGTGTTCAGCAAACGGGCCTCTTCCAGGCCGCGTCGATCGCGCACGAGCAGGCCGTTCCGTGCGCCAATCGTGGTCGAGATGGCGGTCACCAGCGGGATGGCCAAACCCAGCGCATGGGGACAGGCGATCACGAGCACGGTCACTACGCGCTCGATCGTGAAGCTCCACGGTCGACCGAGGAGTGGCCAGACAATGGCGGTAACCGCGGCGGAGATGATGGCGATGATCGTGAGGTAGAACGCCGCCCGGTCCGCCAGGGCCTGGGCGCGCGAGCGCGACGTCTGGGCCTGCTCGACGAGCCGCATGATACCCGCGAGCGCGGTCTCGTCGCCGGTTCCCGTCACCTCGACACGCAACGAGCCCTGTCCGTTGACGGTGCCGGCGATCACCCGGTCGCCCGTCGACTTGTCCATCGGCTTGGACTCGCCGGTGATCATCGCTTCGTTGACGGCGCTGGTCCCTTCCTTCACGACGCCGTCGGCGGGAATGCTCGCGCCGGGCCTGATGAGCAGCAGGTCGCCGCGCTTCAGTTCCGCGACAGGGACTTCCTTCGCGGTACCGGCCTCATCCAACCGCACCGCCATATCAGGCAGCAGCTTCGCGAGTTCCTTGAGAGCGCCCTGTGCCTGGTTGATCGAACGCATCTCGATCCAGTGGCCGAGCAACATGATCGCCACCAGCGTCGCCAGCTCCCACCACAGATCCAGTCCCTCGACAAGGCCGAGCGTGACCACGGCGCTGTAAACAAAGGCGACGGTGATCGCAAGCGAGATCAGCGTCATCATCCCCGGCAAACGACTGCGCAGTTCCTGGTATCCGCCGCGGAGGAACGGCGAGCCGCCGTAGAAGTACACGACCGTGCCGAACATCGCGGGGATGTACGCCGCGCCCGGGAACTGCGGTGCGGTGTAGTCGAACCAATGCTGGATCATCCCGCTCCAGATCAACGTGGGGATGGTCAGCAGCAGCGTGAGCCAGAACTTGTCGCGGAAGCCCGCCGCGCTGTGGCCGGCATGCTTGTCGTGCCCGGCATGGGCGTCGCCATCGCCACGCTTGCGGGAAACAGGCGATTGTTCGCTATGTGCCTGGTGATCTTGATGATGGTGGTTGTGTTGCGTCATGGGTCTGCCTTCCTGGATGCACTGATGCACTGGGCGTCAGCGGGGAGATAGATCAGGGGTTTTGTTACAGACTGTCGGGAAATCGGCCATTCCCGATGTTCGTTGCTCCGGCTGGTCACAGGTGCCCCGATCTGGCGATGGCCATTACCAGCCGCAGGGATAGCAGGCCCGCTGCAGTGAAGGCCAGCACCGCCATGACAGGCAGGTGACCGAACACTTGCGGGCCGTCGGAATGCAGGCTCAACAGCGCACCGCTTACGTACAGGCCCAAGGTGACCAGGGCCAACGCCAGCCGGTTGCCCGTGCGCGCGATTGCCTCCTGCGTGGAACTCAGGCCATGGTGGTGTACGGAGAAGGCGGGTCGTCCGTCGCTCAGTTGCGCCTGCCGCAACAGGTCGGTGGCGATCTGTGGCAGTTGGCGCGCAGTGCGGGCCAGCCGCATGGCAAGCGGCCTGTTGCCGCTGGGGCGGCTGGCTTCGGCAATGTCGGCGATCGCGGCCGCCTGCGCGGACAGCGTCCCCAGCAGGTCCAGATCCGGATCCAGCGCCCGCAGCGTGTTCTCGACCAGGAACAGCGTCCGGATCAGGGACAGCAGGTGGGCCGGAAGCCGGAAGCCAGCGCCCTGCCCAATGCGTGCCACGCGCCAGATTGCCTCGGCAATGGACCACTGCGCCAGCGGACGGCTGGCCATCTCGGCCAGGATCAGGTGGATCTCGCGCACATGCGAGCGGCGGTCGACCTGCGGCGGGAAGAAGCCCATGGCGATCGCTGCATCCAGCACGCCCTCGGCGTCGTCGGCCGCAATGGCCTCGACCATGCCGCCGAGCGCGAGCCGGGATGCAGGGTCGAGCACGCCGATCGAGCCAAAGTCATGCAGGCACAGGCGACCGTCGTCAAAGAAGAACAGATTCCCCGGGTGCGGGTCGGCATGGAAGACGCCGGCGCCGAAGAGCTGATGCACGTAGGCACCGAGCAGCGCCCTTGCCAGTGCGGGAGCGGCCGCTGTGCCGTACGCGGCCTCCAGACGGGTCCCGTGGCTTCGATCCTGCACAAGCACGTTGCGGGTGGCATACGGCTCGACGACGTGCGGCTGGGTGATGCCGGGCAGGGCATCCAGCACCTTGGCCATGCGCCGCATGTTCTGCGCCTCGTGACGCATGTCGATCTCGTCACGCAGGAATGCGCCTAGTTCGTCCACCAGTTCGAGCGGCCGGTGGCGTTTCAGTGGCGGCCAGATCCACTGGGCGACGCGCATCGTGCGCCGCAGGAGCAGCAGATCCGCCTGCACCTGGGCATGGATCCCGGGGCGGGTGATCTTGACGACCACATCGCGACCATCATGCATGCGCGCTGGATGGATCTGGGCCACTGAAGCCGCGGCCAGGGGCTTGTCATCGAAGCTGGCGAAAAGTTCGCCGACCGGCGCGCCAAACGCCTGTTCGACGATACGCATGGCCTCCTCCGCCGGGAAGGGGGGCACATCGCTGTGCAATCGCGACAACGCCTCGCGGTAGGGTGCCGGCAGCAGGTCCCAGCGCAGACTCAAGCCTTGGCCCAGCTTGACGAAGGTGGTGCCCAACCCCACCAGGGTGGTGCTGACGTATGCGGGGAGCAGGTCGGGTGCGCGCCGGCGCAGGCGCAGCACGGCGACTCCGAGCTTCAGTCCGGCCCAGGCAATCTGACCTCCGCGCCGCACTGTACCCGCCATCAGCGCGAGGTCCTGGCCGGGCGACTCACGACGCTGGCCCCGTGGCAGGGCGCAGGATCGTGGCCGGATCGCCGCGGCCATCCACTGCCGCCAGCTCCGCTTCGGACAGCAGGCTGCCACGGGACTGGCCGAGGACGTGCGCAGCCGCGTCGACCACGTGTGCCCAGGTGCTGCGGTTGGCGAACAGCAGGCCCGGCACGTCCAGCGTGCCGCCGCGGTTGACGAAGCCCAGCGCCGCGGTGGTGGCCGGGCCGGTGTCGAGCCGGCGGAGCGCGCCGAGGAAGGGCTCCGGACGGGTGTGGGTGACGAATACGCGCGGCCTGCTCACCGGGAACAGCGCCTGGACCGCGGTGTCGGAGTGCACGTACCGTGCCTCCTCCGGATCGCGCGGCGCGCGGAACCGGCCGGGCTCGGCGAGATAGACGATCGCGGCCGACACACCGCGTTCGACCAGACGCGCCTGCGCGCGGCGCACTTCCTGCAGCTGGTACGCGCCGGTGGCTACGAGCAGGATCGCCGCCGTCGCCGGATCGCCGGCCAGGCACGTCGCTCCGATCTCGGCCAGCGCCTTGGCCTGCTGTGGCGTCAACTCATGGGGCACCGGCCGCTTGGGGACGACCAGGGTGGTGACCGTGCCGCGTTGCGCGTAGGCGTGGGTGAGGGCTGCGGCGGCGCCGTTGGCATCGGGCGGAAACACCACGCGCGAGATGTCGGCCATCTCGCCCATGAGCGCCTCGGCCATGGTCGGATCCTGGTGCGACTGCTCGTTCTTCGAGTTTTCCCACGTGTGCGAAGTTAGCACCAGCGGCACGCCCAGCCAGCCGGGCGGGCGTCCGGCCTGCTTCTGATGGCGGGCAAAGATCAGTTCCTGGCGCACGGCGCCGAGCATCTTCGGCGCGAACGCCTCGTAGGTGACCACCAGGTTCAGCCCGCCCTTGTTGCCGAGCGCCGCGCAGACCACGGCCTCCTCGTTGAGCGCGGTGATGACCGCGCCGGTGGTCGATTCGGCGACACCGGGTTCGGGCTCGTGCACCCGGTGCTTCATCGCGTCCAGGGTGCGGTCGAGCTTGTTGCTGCGCAGCTCGTCGGGATTGCCCACGCGCACGCGCAGGCCCGGGTTCGCTTCGGCGATCGCGACAAACTGCTCGTCCAGCGCGGTCATCGGCGAGCTCTCGCCGCCGGCGCCGCGGTCGGCGATCGCCGGCACGCGGGGCGGTTCCACCTGGCGATCGGCCAGCGCATGGTCGCGCTCGCGCACCCGCTGCTGGTCATCGTGGCTGTTGAGTGCGGCGACGGCTTCCTCGAGTTCGGGGAAGGTCACGAACAGAGCTGCAGCGCCCTCATTGAAGAGCGTGCGCGCCTCTGCATCCACCGCCGGATTTCCGGGCAGGGGAAGATTGTGCGAGGCGTTGGTCCCGGCGCCGGGGAAGCCGAAGCCCTTCACGGTTTCGGCGATGCCATAGGGCAGCCGCACGTCGGTATCGGGGACGGCGGCGCCCGCTTGCAGGCGCGATTCCATCACGTGGATGCCCCACGCGATGCTGGCCGGATCGCGCCCGTCCAGCGCGATCGGATCAAAGCCGTTCAAGCGCAGGTGCCGGTCCAACCAGCGCTCGCCGCCTTGCTGGGTGATCTGGCTGCGCTGTTCGATACGCCGCCCGTTGAGGATGATGATCGGGCTGACCAGCCCGCTGTCTTCGGCACGCCACCAGCGCGGCGCCCAGTCGCTGCCGCGCTGTTCTTCGAACGCACCGTCGCTGAGGAACGCCACCAGGCGTTCATCCTTGAGCGGCGCATGCACGTACTGAAGCTCGGCAAAGCCGAGATAGCCACCTTCCATCACGCCCCCGGCGGTATGCGCATTGACGTGGGAGCCCAGCGGCGACGCCGGCGTCCCGTCCGGATTGAGCGTGTAGGCGTAGAAGTCGCCGACGAACCGGCTCAGTCCGGCGTCGGAGCGGTCATAGCGTTCGGCGTGCCTGTCGGTCATGTTGCCAACCAACACGTTCAGCGCGTCGATCGCGGCCACGCAGTGCCCTTGGCCCATCATCCAAGCGCGGGTGACACCATCCAGGGCGTCCATCAGGAGGTAGCCGGCGTAGGCGGGCACCATGTTGAGGGACCCGCCGGTGTGGCCTTCAGGCGTGAGCTTGAAATCGTCGGCCTCAAGGACCGTGCCGTCGGTACGGACCCGCTGGCTGTAGGTCATGTGCGCCACCAGCCACATGCCGGCACTGGCGACGCGATCGGCCGCGGCGAGCCGCTGCCAAGCAGTGCCGGTATTGGGCGTGCGGCCCAGGGCCACCAGTTCGTCCACCATCTGGCGGACCCGCAGCTGGGTGAGCGGGTCATGCCGGATCACGCCGTAGCCGGCTGCCCAATGTGCGAACGCGCGATCAGCCTGCCGGTGGGCATCGGCCAGTTCAAGGATCCGCTGGCGCTCGGCGGCTGACAGCTGGTCGGCGGTGCAGCAGTTGGGGTGCAGGTTCATGGGGTCTCCGGGGAATCCAGTGCAACGCGGTCCAGGTGCTCCGGCACGCGCGCGCGCCAGCCCAGTTCGCGTTGCACGCGCCCGCGCAACGTGTCGGCTGCATCGGGCTCGCCGTGGGTGAGGTAAACGACGCGCGGCGCAGACGGTGCGGTGCGCATCCAGTCCAGCAGCTCGCCCGCATCGGCGTGGCCGGAGAAGCCTTCCAGCTGCACTACCTCGGCGCGAATGGAAACCTCGCGGCCGAACATGCGCAATGTTCGCTTTCCCGCCGCCAGCGCGGCACCGCGTGTTCCACCGGCTTGGTAGCCCGCCAGCAAGATCGCGTTGCGGTCATCCTGGCCGAACGCCTCGACGTGGTGCAGCACGCGCCCGCCGGTGATCATGCCACTGGCCGAGATGATGATCATCGGCCCGCGCTGGCGGTTGAGCGCCTTGGACTCATCCACAGTGTTGACGAAGGTGGCGACCTCAAACATCCGCTGGCAGTCCTCTTGAGACACGCGATGCTCGGAATGGTGAGCGTGGTAGAGGCCGGTGGCGTTGGCCGCCATCGGACTGTTGAGGTAGACCGGTATCCGAGGGATCTCTCCGCGCTCGCGCAGCCGGGCGATATGCAACATAAGTGTCTGGGCGCGACCGACAGCGAACGCCGGGATGACGATCACACCGCCACGGGCAGCCACGCGGCGGATGATCGGCGCGAGTTCCGCCTCTTGGTCGATCGCAACGTGTTCGCGATTGCCATAGGTGGATTCGCAGACCAGCACGTCACAGGCGGGCAGGGGGGTCGGCGGATTCATCAGCGACTCCTGCTGCCGCCCGAGGTCGCCACTGAAATGCAGGCGCTGGCCCTGCGCGTCCACGCTGACGTGGGCAGCGCCCAGGATGTGGCCGGCGGGATGGAAGCGGACTGTGATGCCCGGTGCGACCTCGACATCGCGCTCGTAGTCATGCCCCTTGAGCTGCTTCAGGCTGCGGTGAGCATCGTCTTCGGTGTACAGCGGCCGTGGTTCCTTGTGCTTGGAATAGCCCTTGCGCGCGGCGTATTTCGCCTCTTCTTCGAGCAGGTGCCCGCTGTCGGGCAGCAGCAGACCGCACAGGGCCACGCTGCCGTAGGTGCAGTGGATCCGGCCGCGGAACCCCTGCTTGACCAGCGCCGGCAGATAGCCCGAATGGTCAAGGTGGGCGTGGGTCAGGACGACCGCGTCGATGGTCGAAGGGTCGACCGGAAACGGCGCCCAGTTGCGCTCGCGCAATTGCTTGTAGCCCTGGAACAGGCCGCAGTCGACCAGCACGCGCTGGCCGTTGGCCTCGACTAGATAGCGCGAGCCGGTGACGGTGCCGGCGGCGCCGAGGAACTGCAGGGTGGGGCTGGAATACGTTGCCATGACGTGACTCCTGTTCGCGAAGGAAGTGATTGCAAATGACATGACGGACCGCCGCGGATCCTCGTCACTGCGCGCCCGGTCAGGGGCGAACCAGCTCCACCGTGTCGTTGACCTTGGGGCTGCCGGCGATCACCTCAGCCTCCGCGTAGTGACCGTCGAACAGCCCGGTGATGCGCACCTGACCGACGGATTCCCGGCGATAACGTGGCCCGACATCCCGTGGACCGCGATTACGGCGCTTGTGCCGGATCACTTCCAACACCTGTCCGACCTGGGCGCCGTCGGCCTGTCCGACGCAGACGACAAGCGTTTGGTCCTCTTTCTCCAGCACTTGGCCGCGCATCAAGACGTTGTGGCGGAAGCCGCCCTCGTTCGCGGACGCGACACCCGGCGCTGCGAACGAGAAGGCGAGTGCGCCAGCCATCGCCAGCGCGGCGAACCAGCGGTAGGGATTCGTACGTGGGGCTGCGGAACAGGCAACGGGTGTGACCGTATTCATTGAGCGGACTCCTTGGATGGGGCTTGAATGGAAACGACGATCGGGGACAAGAGCCAGAACGGAAGAGACATGCAGGTCGATAACTGGAACGGCCAAACGCTTTTCAGGCAGTTCCTCAACCTGGGTCACCGGGTTCCTCCCGCCGATGGGGCGGGGGCGCGCCGACGTCGCGGAATGAAGGCGGGGATCTCCTGCATGTAGCTGACGTAATCATTGCCGAAACGGCTCAGGCAGTCTTTTTCCTCACGGCGCGCGAGGCGGGCATAGGCCCACACGAGCACCGGATAGCTGGCGAGTGTGAGCAGCGTGGGCCACTGCAGCAGGAAGCCAGTCAACACCAGCACGAAGGCGACGTACTGCGGGTGGCGCATGCGGGCATACACGCCCTCTCGAGTTATCCGGCCCTCGCGCTGTGCCCGATACAGCACGGGCCAGGAAGCCGACAGCAGCCAGAAGCCACCGCCGATCAGGAAGAGGCTCGCGACGTGGAATGGACCAAAATGCGGGTTGGCGCGCCAGCCGAACCACATCTCGAACAGGTGGCCCGCGTCGTGACTGAGCCAATTGACCTGCGGATAGTTGGCGCTGAGCCAGCCGCCCAGAACGTAGAGCGTCAGCGGGAAGCCATACATTTCCGCAAACAGCGCCACGATGAAGGCGGAGAACATTCCGAACCCCCGCCAGTCCCACCGGGTCAACGGCTTGTAGAAGCTCCAGGCGAAGAAGATGAAGAACGCGGCGTTGACGGCCGCAAGGAGCCAGAGGCCATAGCCATCTTCAGATGCATGCATGTCAGTGTCCTCTGTGTGAGGTGTCGGACCTTTCATCGGTCATTGCAGGCTTGCCACGGGTGTCGGGGCTGCCATTGGGTGTGTCGTCGGCATTGCCGCCGCGCCCGTGACCTCCATGCCCGCCATGTCCTTTGTGCATGAACATGTGCATGAACGGGCACAGCAGCAGGATGGCCAGCGGCAACCAGCGGAGCGTTCCCGCAAGGTGGGCGCGGTGCTCGAAGCCGAGATAGAACAAGGCCAGCACCAAGAACATCCAGAAGACCCAACGTCGGGACCCGGTCGCGTTTTGTGTAGGTTTGGCAGTCATGACGATCCCCTCGGGAAGCGGCGATGGATCACATTCCTCCGGCCGCGCCGCAGACGACCGGAAGAACGGCTCCGCGCGTGCGCGGACCGCCCTGGATCAGGTGCGTGGAAAGTGGGCATCACGGCCCGTCCACGGGCAGTGCGGCAGGTGCCGGCGGCTTCCTGGCCAGTTGCCGCTGCTTGATCAGCGAGTACAGCGCCGGAATCACCGCCAACGTCAGGATGGTCGACGAGACCATCCCGCCCACCATCGGTGCGGCGATGCGGCGCATGACCTCGGAGCCGGTGCCGCTGCTCCACATGATCGGCAGCAAGCCGGCCATGATCGCGACCACGGTCATCATCTTCGGGCGCACGCGGTCGACCGCGCCTTCAATGATCGCTTCGCGCAGGTCCCGTGCATCCAGCGGGCGGCCTTCGGCCTGCCGCTGCGCGGCGCGCGCCTCCAGTGCGTGGTTGAGGTAGATCAGCATCACCACGCCGGTTTCCGCGGCGACGCCGGCCAATGCAATGAAGCCCACGATAACCGCGACGCTGGTGTTGTAGTCGAGCAGCCACATCAGCCAGATACCGCCGACCAGGGCGAACGGCACCGACAGCATCACGATCAGCGACTCGGTGACGCGGCGGAAGTTGAGGTACAGCAGCAGGAAAATCAGCGCCAGCGTCACCGGAATGACGACCCGCATTTTTTCGGCGGCGCGTTGCATGTACTCGTATTGACCGCTCCAGGTCACGTAGTAGCCCGATGGGAACTGCACCTGTCGAGTGACCGCTTCCTGCGCCGCCTTCACGTAGCGGCCGAGGTCGCTTTCGCGGGTATCGACATAGATGTATGCGGCCAGCATGGCGTTCTCGGTGCGGATGCTGGGCGCCCCTTTCCTAACCTCGATCTTCGCCAACTCGCCGAGCGGCACCTGCGCACCGCCGGGCACCGGCACCAGCACCTGGGTCCCGATGCGCTGCGGGTCGTCGCGCAGTTCGCGCGGATAGCGCACGATCGCGCTGAAACGCTCGCGGCCCTGCAGGATGGTGGTGACCATCTCGCCACCCAGCGCTGCCGCCACCACGTCCTGCACCTCGCCCAGAGTCACGCCGTACTGGGCCAGGCTGGCCAGGTCGGGGGTGATGTCGAGGTAGTAGGCACCGGTCAGGCGTTCGGCGAAGGCGCTGGTCGTCCCCGGCACCTGCCGTACCACGGCTTCGATCTCGGTGGCCAGGGCCGCCAGCTGATCCAGGTTGTTACCGAAGATCTTGATGCCCACGGGCGTGCGGATGCCGGTGGCCAGCATGTCGGTGCGGGCCTTGATCGGCATCGTCCAGGAGTTGGCGACACCCGGGAACTTCAGCGCCGCGTCCATCTCGGCAATGAGCTTGTCGGTGGTCATGCCGTCGCGCCACTGGTCCTCGGGCTTGAGGTTGATGACGGTTTCGAACATTTCCAGCGGCGCCGGATCGGTGGCGCTCAGGGCGCGCCCCGCCTTGCCGAATACCGATTCCACTTCCGGGAAACCCTTGATGACCCGGTCCTGCTGCTGCAGCAGTTCGGAGGCCTTGGTCACCGACATGCCCGGTAGCGACGCGGGCATGTACAGCAGCGTGCCCTCGTTGAGCGTGGGCATGAACTCGCTTCCCACGCGCGATGCCGGCCACAGGCTGGCGAACAGGACGACCAGCGCGAGCACGATCGTGGCCATGCGATGCCGCAGCACGACGTCGATCACGGGCCGATAGGCCGCCACCAGGAACCGGTTCACCGGATTCTTGTACTCGGGCACGATCTTGCCGCGCACGAACAGCAGCATGAGCACCGGTACCAGCGTCACCGACAGCAGCGCGCCACCGGCCATGGCGAAGGTCTTGGTGAAGGCCAGCGGCTTGAACAGGCGGCCTTCCTGCGCCTCCAGCGCGAACACGGGAAGGAAGGAGACGGTGATGATCATCAGGCTGAAGAAGAGCGCCGGCCCGACTTCGCGGCAGGCGTCGATGATCAGCTGGGTGCGGCTGCGGGAGCCGTCGCCGCGCTCGATGTGCTTGTGCGCGTTCTCGATCATCACGATCGCCGCGTCGACCATCACGCCGATCGAGATCGCGATGCCGCCCAGGCTCATGATGTTGGAGTTCATGCCCAGCACACGCATCGCGATCACCGCGATCAGCACGCCGACCGGCAGCATGACGATCGCCACCAGCGCGCTGCGCGCATGGAACAGGAACACCAGGCACACCAGCGCGACGATCAGGCTCTCCTCGAGCAGGGTCGTGCGCAGGGTCTTGATCGCACGCACGATGAGGTCGGAGCGGTCGTAGACCGCCTGCACGCTGACGCCCTCCGGCAGTCCACTCGCAAGCTGGGCGATCTTGTCCTTCACCCCGTCGATCACGGCTAGGGCATTCTCGCCGAATCGCGCAATCACGATCCCGCCCACCACGTCACCTTTGCCGTCCAGATCGGCGATCCCGCGGCGCTCATCGGGCACAAGCTCGACCCGGGCAACATCGCCGATCAGCACCGGTGCGCCGCCTTCGGCGCGCAGCACCAGGTTCTCGATGTCCTCGATGCCGCGCAGGTAGCCACGGCCCCGCACCATGTACTCCGTCTCGGCCATTTCGATCACACGGCCGCCAACGTCGCGGTTGCTTGCAGCGATCACCTCGGACACCCGCGAAATCGGGATGTCGAACGCGCGCAGCCGCACCGGATCGACTGTGATCGAGTACTGGCGCACGAAGCCACCGACGCTGGCGACCTCGGCCACCCCGGGCGCGGTGGTCAGCTGGTAGCGCAGATACCAGTCCTGCATCGCGCGCAGTTCGTCCAGCGAGTGGCGGTCACTCTTGAGGACGTACTGATAGACCCAACCCACGCCGGTGGCGTCAGGGCCCAGTGCGGGTGCCACGCCGGGCGGCAGGTTCTTCGACGCGACGTTGAGGTTTTCGAGCACGCGTGAGCGCGCCCAGTAGAGATCGGTGCCTTCCTCGAAGATGACGTAGATGAAGGAGGCGCCGAAGAACGAGAAGCCGCGGACGACTCGCGATTTCGGAACTGCAAGCAGGGCGCTGGTCAGCGGATAGGTGACCTGATCCTCGACCACCTGGGGCGCCTGCCCTGGGTACTCGGTGAACACGATCACCTGTACGTCCGAGAGGTCCGGCTGGGCGTCCAGCGGCGTGTTCGTCAGCGCGTAGATGCCCCCGGCGACGATCGCCAGCGCCATCACCAGCACCAGGAAGACGTTGCGTACCGACCA from Thermomonas sp. XSG encodes the following:
- a CDS encoding xylulose 5-phosphate 3-epimerase, with product MNLHPNCCTADQLSAAERQRILELADAHRQADRAFAHWAAGYGVIRHDPLTQLRVRQMVDELVALGRTPNTGTAWQRLAAADRVASAGMWLVAHMTYSQRVRTDGTVLEADDFKLTPEGHTGGSLNMVPAYAGYLLMDALDGVTRAWMMGQGHCVAAIDALNVLVGNMTDRHAERYDRSDAGLSRFVGDFYAYTLNPDGTPASPLGSHVNAHTAGGVMEGGYLGFAELQYVHAPLKDERLVAFLSDGAFEEQRGSDWAPRWWRAEDSGLVSPIIILNGRRIEQRSQITQQGGERWLDRHLRLNGFDPIALDGRDPASIAWGIHVMESRLQAGAAVPDTDVRLPYGIAETVKGFGFPGAGTNASHNLPLPGNPAVDAEARTLFNEGAAALFVTFPELEEAVAALNSHDDQQRVRERDHALADRQVEPPRVPAIADRGAGGESSPMTALDEQFVAIAEANPGLRVRVGNPDELRSNKLDRTLDAMKHRVHEPEPGVAESTTGAVITALNEEAVVCAALGNKGGLNLVVTYEAFAPKMLGAVRQELIFARHQKQAGRPPGWLGVPLVLTSHTWENSKNEQSHQDPTMAEALMGEMADISRVVFPPDANGAAAALTHAYAQRGTVTTLVVPKRPVPHELTPQQAKALAEIGATCLAGDPATAAILLVATGAYQLQEVRRAQARLVERGVSAAIVYLAEPGRFRAPRDPEEARYVHSDTAVQALFPVSRPRVFVTHTRPEPFLGALRRLDTGPATTAALGFVNRGGTLDVPGLLFANRSTWAHVVDAAAHVLGQSRGSLLSEAELAAVDGRGDPATILRPATGPAS
- a CDS encoding isoprenylcysteine carboxylmethyltransferase family protein is translated as MHASEDGYGLWLLAAVNAAFFIFFAWSFYKPLTRWDWRGFGMFSAFIVALFAEMYGFPLTLYVLGGWLSANYPQVNWLSHDAGHLFEMWFGWRANPHFGPFHVASLFLIGGGFWLLSASWPVLYRAQREGRITREGVYARMRHPQYVAFVLVLTGFLLQWPTLLTLASYPVLVWAYARLARREEKDCLSRFGNDYVSYMQEIPAFIPRRRRAPAPSAGGTR
- a CDS encoding AarF/UbiB family protein yields the protein MLRLRRRAPDLLPAYVSTTLVGLGTTFVKLGQGLSLRWDLLPAPYREALSRLHSDVPPFPAEEAMRIVEQAFGAPVGELFASFDDKPLAAASVAQIHPARMHDGRDVVVKITRPGIHAQVQADLLLLRRTMRVAQWIWPPLKRHRPLELVDELGAFLRDEIDMRHEAQNMRRMAKVLDALPGITQPHVVEPYATRNVLVQDRSHGTRLEAAYGTAAAPALARALLGAYVHQLFGAGVFHADPHPGNLFFFDDGRLCLHDFGSIGVLDPASRLALGGMVEAIAADDAEGVLDAAIAMGFFPPQVDRRSHVREIHLILAEMASRPLAQWSIAEAIWRVARIGQGAGFRLPAHLLSLIRTLFLVENTLRALDPDLDLLGTLSAQAAAIADIAEASRPSGNRPLAMRLARTARQLPQIATDLLRQAQLSDGRPAFSVHHHGLSSTQEAIARTGNRLALALVTLGLYVSGALLSLHSDGPQVFGHLPVMAVLAFTAAGLLSLRLVMAIARSGHL
- a CDS encoding heavy metal translocating P-type ATPase — protein: MTQHNHHHQDHQAHSEQSPVSRKRGDGDAHAGHDKHAGHSAAGFRDKFWLTLLLTIPTLIWSGMIQHWFDYTAPQFPGAAYIPAMFGTVVYFYGGSPFLRGGYQELRSRLPGMMTLISLAITVAFVYSAVVTLGLVEGLDLWWELATLVAIMLLGHWIEMRSINQAQGALKELAKLLPDMAVRLDEAGTAKEVPVAELKRGDLLLIRPGASIPADGVVKEGTSAVNEAMITGESKPMDKSTGDRVIAGTVNGQGSLRVEVTGTGDETALAGIMRLVEQAQTSRSRAQALADRAAFYLTIIAIISAAVTAIVWPLLGRPWSFTIERVVTVLVIACPHALGLAIPLVTAISTTIGARNGLLVRDRRGLEEARLLNTVVFDKTGTLTLGSHRVVKTTAADGLTDDEVLRVAASVQRDAEHPIAQALMTSAKEHGIDVPMSQDFESMPGRGVRAVVEERSLHVGGPGLLRMLAVEPPETLGRAAESAAADGQSATYLVEGDRVLAVFAIADAIRPESFDAVKRLHDEGLEVVLLTGDSTAVANAVAKELNIDTVFAEVLPEDKVAKIEELQAQGKRVAMVGDGVNDAPALLTSDVGIAIGTGTDVAVEAGDVVLVRSDPRDVPAIIELSKATYRKMIQNLWWAAGYNIVAIPLAAGVLAAWGILLQPALGAVLMSLSTVVVAINAQLLRRAVRSP
- a CDS encoding DUF2933 domain-containing protein, which encodes MFLVLALFYLGFEHRAHLAGTLRWLPLAILLLCPFMHMFMHKGHGGHGGHGRGGNADDTPNGSPDTRGKPAMTDERSDTSHRGH
- a CDS encoding MBL fold metallo-hydrolase — protein: MATYSSPTLQFLGAAGTVTGSRYLVEANGQRVLVDCGLFQGYKQLRERNWAPFPVDPSTIDAVVLTHAHLDHSGYLPALVKQGFRGRIHCTYGSVALCGLLLPDSGHLLEEEAKYAARKGYSKHKEPRPLYTEDDAHRSLKQLKGHDYERDVEVAPGITVRFHPAGHILGAAHVSVDAQGQRLHFSGDLGRQQESLMNPPTPLPACDVLVCESTYGNREHVAIDQEAELAPIIRRVAARGGVIVIPAFAVGRAQTLMLHIARLRERGEIPRIPVYLNSPMAANATGLYHAHHSEHRVSQEDCQRMFEVATFVNTVDESKALNRQRGPMIIISASGMITGGRVLHHVEAFGQDDRNAILLAGYQAGGTRGAALAAGKRTLRMFGREVSIRAEVVQLEGFSGHADAGELLDWMRTAPSAPRVVYLTHGEPDAADTLRGRVQRELGWRARVPEHLDRVALDSPETP